The Naumovozyma dairenensis CBS 421 chromosome 1, complete genome genome includes a region encoding these proteins:
- the DFM1 gene encoding Dfm1p (similar to Saccharomyces cerevisiae DFM1 (YDR411C); ancestral locus Anc_5.513): protein MPPKKLHTLHPNDTGNDSALLALFYGVPPVTRTVLLLFSVVTSIVALQLIPTGYLIYSWSDTFKHFQLWRILTSSLILPLQITNLLMELYNFYSRSIDLEQNRFLISSSTNPSIDYAYYIAVSMVSIAISSSLVVGRQYSFVLSSPFTTCITCTWAIDNANKKILYYGIIPVYGKYLPLIQLVTSFIFDQNGFYVCLTGLSTSYLFACLDTGSWGPIWGWLRGKQPNYGIAPAGKFGAPVWFIHLYQACFGEQEIYGVMRSDGYVKRNSKKKSTFKSTFASLTKGGGQRLGSLDETQGKKAENKDVTKKGKAGGVNKVEAEATTKLKRLSPTEEREKRVAALLQRRKLQEEEEKNKLEKEHRGTEILATAVETTNKEDVHSTKNSKKVPEEKK, encoded by the coding sequence atgCCCCCTAAGAAACTACATACTTTGCATCCAAATGATACAGGCAATGATTCTGCTTTACTAGCTCTTTTCTACGGTGTTCCACCTGTAACAAGAActgttttattattattctccGTAGTCACATCCATTGTCGCGCTACAACTAATCCCAACTGGGTATTTAATTTACTCATGGTCAGACACATTCAAACATTTCCAACTGTGGAGAATTCTAACATCATCTCTAATCTTACCCTTACAAATAACAAACCTACTAATGGAACTATATAACTTCTACTCCCGTTCCATTGACCTAGAACAAAACCGTTTCCTAATCTCCAGTTCTACAAACCCATCCATAGACTATGCCTACTACATCGCAGTGTCCATGGTATCCATCGCGATTTCATCCTCCCTCGTTGTAGGGAGACAATACTCATTTGTCTTATCTTCCCCATTCACAACATGTATAACATGTACATGGGCAATAGATAACGCAAACAAGAAAATCCTATATTACGGAATAATCCCAGTATACGGGAAATACTTACCCCTAATCCAATTGGTTACATCATTCATATTTGATCAAAATGGATTTTATGTCTGTTTAACGGGACTCTCAACAAGTTATCTGTTCGCATGTTTGGATACAGGGTCATGGGGTCCCATTTGGGGGTGGCTAAGGGGTAAACAACCCAATTATGGGATAGCTCCTGCGGGGAAGTTTGGAGCTCCTGTTTGGtttattcatttatatCAAGCTTGCTTTGGGgaacaagaaatttatGGGGTTATGAGAAGTGACGGGTATGTTAAGAGGAACTCTAAGAAGAAGTCTACTTTTAAGTCTACTTTTGCTAGTTTGACTAAAGGAGGAGGACAAAGATTGGGGTCTCTTGACGAAACTCAAGGTAAGAAGGCAGAAAACAAGGATGTTACTAAGAAGGGTAAAGCTGGTGGAGTTAATAAGGTTGAAGCAGAAGCTACTACCAAATTAAAGAGATTATCTCCAACGGAGGAACGTGAAAAAAGAGTAGCAGCTTTATTGCAAAGAAGGAAATTGcaagaggaagaagaaaagaataaattagaaaaagaaCACCGAGGGACAGAAATTCTAGCAACGGCCGTTGAAACAActaataaagaagatgttCATTCCAccaaaaattcaaagaaagttccagaagaaaagaaatga
- the NDAI0A04120 gene encoding putative aminopeptidase (similar to Saccharomyces cerevisiae YDR415C; ancestral locus Anc_5.517), whose product MKLSSLLLSSLLVIPSVTAFPFEPIKVLQLGEDEIISVKESDKWSLLRRGIKFIDITKYHNKEAKLSLPFLNKKPSETVVPVYEYPTNVTHSKLVNSITSQIDKGSMHENLSKLTSFFTRYYKSETGFQSAQWLSTKINEIMSKLPEDKYSIEHIDHKDWKQFSIIVRIHGSETPESIVVMGSHQDSINLLLPSILPAPGADDNGSGTVTNLEALRLYVEHYLSEGNAPLNTIEFHFYSAEEGGLLGSLDVFTQYAALEKKVVAMLQQDMTGYVMDPEDEHVGVITDYTTPGLTDFIKLIIDSYLAIPYVETTCGYACSDHGSATKNGFPASFVIEGEFKKTNKYIHSTMDTLDRLSFNHMAEHVKIVVGSIIELGDWKFTTHV is encoded by the coding sequence ATGAAACTCTCATCCCTCTTACTTTCGTCGCTGCTTGTTATACCTTCCGTTACAGCTTTCCCATTCGAACCGATTAAAGTTCTTCAACTtggtgaagatgaaatcATTTCTGTAAAAGAATCTGATAAATGGTCACTGTTACGCAGAGGTATCAAGTTTATTGATATTACCAAATATCATAATAAAGAAGCTAAACTCTCTTTACCGtttttaaataagaaaccAAGTGAGACTGTCGTACCAGTATATGAATACCCAACCAATGTCACCCATTCTAAACTTGTCAATTCCATAACTTCCCAAATAGACAAAGGCTCCATGCATGAAAACCTTTCTAAATTAACTAGTTTTTTCACTCGTTATTATAAATCTGAAACAGGTTTCCAATCTGCTCAATGGTTATCTActaaaatcaatgaaataatgTCCAAATTACCAGAAGATAAATATTCCATTGAACATATAGATCATAAAGATTGGAAACAATTCTCCATAATTGTCAGAATCCACGGTTCTGAAACCCCAGAAAGTATCGTCGTTATGGGTTCACATCAAGATtctattaatttattacttCCTTCTATCCTTCCTGCTCCGGGTGCTGATGACAATGGGTCCGGTACAGTGACTAACTTGGAAGCATTAAGATTATACGTGGAACATTATTTAAGTGAGGGGAATGCTCCATTAAATACTATTGAATTCCATTTCTATTCAGCTGAAGAAGGTGGGTTATTAGGTTCCTTAGATGTTTTCACTCAGTATGCTGCCCTAGAGAAGAAAGTTGTTGCCATGTTACAACAAGATATGACTGGCTATGTGATGGATCCCGAAGATGAACATGTTGGTGTGATTACAGATTATACTACCCCTGGGTTGACtgattttattaaattaattatagaTTCTTACTTGGCAATCCCATACGTGGAAACTACTTGTGGTTACGCATGTAGTGACCATGGGAGTGCTACTAAAAATGGATTCCCCGCATCATTTGTCATTGAGGGAGAATTTAAGAAGactaataaatatatccaTAGTACGATGGATACTCTGGATAGATTAAGTTTTAACCATATGGCGGAACATGTTAAAATTGTAGTCGGAtccattattgaattagGTGATTGGAAATTCACGACTCATGTGTAG
- the VMA8 gene encoding H(+)-transporting V1 sector ATPase subunit D (similar to Saccharomyces cerevisiae VMA8 (YEL051W); ancestral locus Anc_5.518) yields the protein MSGTREQVFPTRMTLGVMKTKLKGANQGYSLLKRKSEALTKRFRDITKRIDDAKQKMGRVMQTAAFSLAEVSYATGENIGYQVQESVLNARFKVRARQENVSGVYLPQFESFVDPEINDFKLTGLGRGGQQVQRAKEIYSKAVETLVELASLQTAFIILDEVIKVTNRRVNAIEHVIIPRTENTIAYINSELDELDREEFYRLKKVQEKKQKETARLDEEMKIKRLAEEEKAKNENLNEEGNEQEVKNESSPERETSALVEEHEEDVIF from the coding sequence ATGTCCGGAACGAGAGAGCAAGTCTTCCCCACACGTATGACCTTGGGGGTCATGAAAACCAAATTGAAAGGTGCCAATCAAGgttattcattattaaagagGAAATCTGAGGCTCTAACTAAGAGATTCAGAGACATTACTAAGAGAATTGATGATGCCAAACAAAAAATGGGGAGAGTTATGCAGACTGCAGCTTTCTCATTGGCAGAAGTTTCTTACGCGACTGGTGAAAATATCGGGTATCAAGTGCAAGAAAGTGTATTGAATGCCAGATTTAAAGTTAGAGCTCGTCAAGAGAATGTTAGTGGTGTTTATTTACCACAATTTGAATCGTTTGTGGATCCAGAgattaatgattttaagTTGACGGGGTTGGGTCGTGGTGGTCAACAAGTGCAGCGTGCGAAGgaaatttattcaaaagCTGTGGAAACTTTGGTGGAATTGGCTTCGTTACAGACCGCTTTTATTATCTTGGATGAAGTTATTAAAGTGACGAATAGAAGAGTTAATGCTATTGAACATGTTATTATTCCAAGAACTGAAAATACAATTGCTTATATTAATAGTGAATTGGATGAATTAGATAGAGAAGAATTTTACAGATTAAAGAAAGTGcaggaaaagaaacaaaaagaaacgGCAAGACTcgatgaagaaatgaaaattaaACGACtagctgaagaagaaaaagcaAAGAACGAAAATCTAAATGAAGAAGGAAACGAGCAAGAAGTGAAAAATGAATCGAGCCCAGAAAGAGAAACAAGTGCACTTGTGGAAGAACATGAAGAAGATGTCATTTTCTGA
- the ERD1 gene encoding Erd1p (similar to Saccharomyces cerevisiae ERD1 (YDR414C); ancestral locus Anc_5.515) — MENKEITIQSVPFSTVLIPPPLRLNILLLSAIWLWFSILNFLSRYQVDVSSIVRIRDPHDMHIAPTHYQLQTNARNFATSLTKIILPLHLISSILYYIFSQQTEVSNNNVPFNLLIHSLPLVGLIIISTTIIRHVPIIKYCVKRLILIESKPRNLRTTYILLSDSLTSIAKPLIDFTLFTSLLISEPITHFDLFIASLPVLIRIFQCLREYYIAGNKSMLANAMKYCCNLPILICTWYSRVHDSKMIKKNYELTFLLINSSYSFFWDVRMDWLLDNIINGKLRRSKIVMPEFVYQVAIFIDFIIRYWWVWIRLYGGNSGYIFIFFDGELQYLEVLRRAIWVVFKLESEYVINLFPK, encoded by the coding sequence ATGGagaataaagaaattacaaTTCAAAGTGTACCATTTTCAACCGTTTTAATACCGCCTCCATTAAGGCTGAACATACTGTTATTATCGGCAATTTGGCTCTGGTTTTccatattaaattttttatctaGATATCAAGTTGATGTGTCATCCATTGTAAGAATCAGAGACCCTCATGACATGCATATAGCACCTACTCATTATCAATTACAAACCAATGCTCGAAACTTTGCGACAAGTCTGACTAAGATCATACTTCCATTACATTTAATctcatcaatattatactatattTTCTCTCAACAGACAGAAGTgtccaataataatgttccATTTAACCTCTTAATACACAGTTTACCTTTGGTAGgattgattattatttccaCTACAATTATAAGACATGTCCctattatcaaatattgtGTGAAAAGGCTGAtattaattgaatcaaaACCAAGAAATTTACGTactacatatatattactttCAGATTCGTTGACTTCCATCGCAAAaccattaattgatttcaCTTTATTtacttcattattaattagCGAACCAATAACACATTTCGATCTCTTCATCGCATCATTACCTGTATTAATAAGAATTTTCCAATGTTTAAGAGAATATTATATCGCGGGAAATAAATCTATGCTAGCTAACGCTATGAAATATTGTTGTAATTTACCTATTTTAATTTGTACATGGTATTCAAGAGTTCACGAttcaaaaatgataaagaaaaattacgAATTAACatttcttctaataaattcttcatattcattCTTTTGGGATGTTAGAATGGATTGGTTGTTAgataatatcatcaatggGAAATTAAGAAGAAGTAAAATTGTCATGCCTGAATTTGTTTATCAAGTGGctatatttattgattttatCATAAGATATTGGTGGGTTTGGATAAGATTGTACGGAGGTAATAGTggttatatttttattttcttcgATGGAGAATTACAATACTTAGAGGTACTAAGAAGAGCAATTTGGGtagttttcaaattggaaTCTGAATAtgtaattaatttatttccTAAATAA
- the RRP17 gene encoding rRNA-processing protein RRP17 (similar to Saccharomyces cerevisiae YDR412W; ancestral locus Anc_5.514), which translates to MAIRTNRQILTKGKNYATKQSKKFGADEVTFDKDSRLDYLTGFHKRKLERQKKAKEFNIEQDRLARIEERKKIRDERKEQMEEQMKKFKETLEIQKEIEDDINNAKIGENSEKKKDIDSDSDESWNGFSDHNDDDDADNTKSEDSSSVKPILKGQITAVYSDDTTVEVESLEPNDNFEYIAKLNNVKLEQSEKVLKQSISRATKYAKFLGMNDDDATTDKDKSQKKKKQKKKFRYLTKNERRANQRKANANKYRKK; encoded by the coding sequence ATGGCTATTCGAACAAATAGACAAATCCTTACAAAGGGGAAAAATTATGCTACAAAACAATCGAAGAAATTTGGTGCAGATGAAGTTACATTCGATAAGGATTCAAGATTAGATTATCTTACCGGGTTCCATAAACGTAAGTTGGAGAGACAGAAGAAGGCTAAAGAGTTCAATATTGAACAAGATAGGTTGGCCAGGATCGaagaaaggaagaaaattcGTGATGAAAGGAAAGAACAAATGGAAGAacaaatgaagaaatttaaagaaactTTAGAAATACAGaaggaaattgaagatgacATAAATAATGCCAAGATTGGTGAGAACTCtgagaagaagaaagatataGACTCTGATTCAGACGAATCGTGGAATGGGTTTTCTGAtcataatgatgatgatgatgccGATAATACAAAATCTGAAGATTCTTCGAGCGTGAAACCAATCCTTAAGGGACAGATTACTGCAGTGTACTCTGATGATACCACTGTGGAAGTGGAAAGTCTGGAAcctaatgataattttgaatatattgcAAAATTGAATAACGTTAAATTAGAACAATCTGAAAAGGTACTCAAACAAAGTATAAGTAGAGCCACTAAGTATGCAAAATTCTTAGGAatgaatgatgatgacgcTACTACTGATAAAGATAAGTCccagaaaaagaagaagcaaaagaaaaaatttagaTACTTAACCAAGAATGAAAGAAGAGCAAATCAAAGAAAGGCCAACGCCAATAAATATAGAAAGAAGTGA